Proteins co-encoded in one Oncorhynchus kisutch isolate 150728-3 linkage group LG1, Okis_V2, whole genome shotgun sequence genomic window:
- the LOC109898232 gene encoding pentraxin fusion protein, giving the protein MALWDKMGLLATLLIFGVSLSLASAERPMRRSLVFPKENDNSYVELVPQKDLDMGAFTLCMRVATELAKGNREIILFAYRTLYYDELNMWREADGRYGLFMSGEGVFFHLPELNTFQTHLCLTWDSKSGMAAFHVDGKRSIRKMYKPGHKVQNGGKVILGQDPDSFLKDFDSKQSFVGEITDVNMWDYVLSDAMIEALHVGKRIPRGNIFDWETIELIVNGNVKVITEEL; this is encoded by the exons ATG GCTCTGTGGGATAAAATGGGGCTGCTGGCAACTCTTCTCATCtttggtgtctctctctccttagcTTCTGCAG agAGGCCCATGAGAAGATCCTTGGTGTTCCCAAAGGAAAATGACAACAGCTACGTGGAGCTGGTCCCTCAGAAGGATCTTGACATGGGAGCCTTCACCCTGTGCATGCGGGTGGCCACAGAACTGGCAAAGGGCAACCGTGAGATCATCTTGTTCGCCTACCGTACACTGTACTACGACGAGCTCAACATGTGGAGAGAAGCTGACGGCAGGTACGGTCTGTTTATGAGTGGGGAAGGGGTCTTCTTCCACCTACCTGAGCTCAACACCTTCCAGACCCACCTCTGTCTCACCTGGGACTCGAAGTCAGGTATGGCCGCGTTCCACGTAGATGGGAAGAGGAGCATTAGGAAGATGTATAAACCAGGACACAAAGTGCAGAATGGAGGTAAGGTCATCCTGGGACAGGATCCAGACTCTTTCCTGAAGGACTTTGACAGCAAGCAGAGTTTCGTCGGAGAGATCACAGACGTCAACATGTGGGACTACGTGCTCTCCGATGCCATGATAGAGGCTTTGCATGTTGGGAAACGTATTCCCAGAGGGAACATTTTTGACTGGGAAACCATAGAGCTCATAGTCAATGGGAACGTCAAGGTGATCACTGAAGAGTTGTAA